In Amaranthus tricolor cultivar Red isolate AtriRed21 chromosome 3, ASM2621246v1, whole genome shotgun sequence, a single window of DNA contains:
- the LOC130808852 gene encoding cytochrome P450 86B1-like, with translation MDYYYYFTNFVTTIINKLQISDILLALLGYFLFSCIHEKLTNKGPTLWPIIGMIPSFALHFKDIHEWNTKALEKSGGSYRVRGILGGFPGIMVADPVKIEYILKTNFKNFPKGVYYRERFNELLGNGIFNSDDEEWKEQRRIATSEMHTSRFVHYSLKTMQSLVHDKLLKVIEKQVISSEDQAMDLQELLLRFTFDNVCVAAFGVDPGCLALDLPEIPFAKAFEEATEYSLFRFLVPAVVWKTMRFFNISKEKKLKKAVKIVHEFAETTVKNRKADLNKPGKFDQEPCDLLSRLIKMQDHPLLCRTSHTTIFSDKFLRDFCISFILAGRDTSSVALVWFFWLIHNHPQVESKILHEINEILAQRIETTKDQDPKKVVFLGEELDKMVYLQAALSESLRLYPSVPIDFKQAKEDDVFLDGMSIQKGHRVLYHVYAMGRVKSLWGDDCSEFRPERWLKDGQFISENQFKYVVFNAGPRLCVGKKFAYTQMKMVAASVLLRYKVKVIEGQEITPKVTTTLYMKNGLLVTFQPRQISLS, from the exons atggattattattattatttcacaAACTTTGTTACAACAATTATCAACAAACTACAAATTAGTGATATACTCTTAGCCTTACTAGGCTATTTCTTATTCTCTTGCATACATGAAAAACTAACAAACAAAGGCCCTACGTTATGGCCTATTATTGGAATGATCCCCTCATTTGCCCTTCATTTTAAGGACATTCATGAATGGAATACAAAAGCTTTGGAAAAAAGTGGGGGAAGTTACAGGGTTAGAGGTATTTTAGGTGGATTCCCGGGAATTATGGTAGCTGATCCTGTAAAAATTGAGTATATTCTTAAAACTAATTTCAAAAACTTTCCCAAGGGTGTTTATTATAGAGAAAGGTTCAATGAACTTCTCGGCAACGGAATATTTAACTCCGACGATGAGGAATGGAAGGAGCAACGCCGTATTGCTACGTCGGAGATGCATACTAGTCGGTTTGTGCATTACTCTTTGAAAACCATGCAAAGTCTTGTGCATGATAAATTACTCAAG GTAATAGAGAAGCAAGTTATATCATCAGAAGATCAAGCAATGGACCTTCAAGAGTTGCTCCTCCGTTTCACCTTTGACAACGTCTGTGTGGCGGCATTCGGTGTTGATCCTGGTTGCTTAGCTCTCGACTTGCCGGAAATTCCTTTTGCCAAAGCATTTGAAGAAGCAACAGAATACTCTCTGTTTAGGTTCTTGGTTCCAGCAGTTGTATGGAAAACTATGAGGTTCTTCAATATTAGCAaagaaaaaaagcttaaaaaagcaGTAAAAATTGTGCATGAATTTGCTGAAACAACAGTTAAAAATCGTAAAGCAGACTTAAATAAGCCTGGTAAATTTGATCAAGAACCTTGTGATCTTTTATCTAGACTTATAAAGATGCAAGATCATCCTCTATTATGCAGAACTTCCCACACCACAATTTTCTCTGATAAATTCCTCAGAGATTTCTGTATAAGTTTTATCCTAGCAGGACGCGACACTAGCTCTGTCGCGTTAGTCTGGTTCTTTTGGCTAATACATAACCACCCACAAGTCGAATCCAAAATCCTACATGAAATTAACGAGATTTTAGCTCAAAGGATTGAAACAACGAAAGATCAGGATCCAAAAAAAGTTGTCTTCCTAGGAGAAGAACTTGACAAAATGGTGTATTTACAAGCTGCATTATCAGAATCACTAAGACTGTACCCATCTGTGCCAATTGACTTTAAACAAGCCAAAGAAGACGATGTTTTCCTGGATGGTATGTCAATACAAAAGGGTCATAGAGTGTTGTACCATGTTTACGCAATGGGAAGGGTGAAATCGCTATGGGGGGACGATTGCTCGGAGTTTAGACCAGAAAGATGGTTAAAAGACGGACAATTTATAAGCGAGAATCAGTTCAAATATGTTGTGTTCAATGCAGGTCCTAGACTGTGTGTTGGGAAGAAATTTGCTTATACACAAATGAAAATGGTAGCTGCTTCAGTTCTTTTGAGGTATAAAGTTAAGGTAATTGAAGGCCAAGAAATAACTCCTAAAGTTACAACCACTCTATATATGAAAAATGGTTTGTTAGTTACCTTTCAACCAAGACAAATTTCGTTATCTTAG
- the LOC130808781 gene encoding proteasome subunit beta type-7-A-like yields the protein MTNMQNEVPAKGGFSFDLCKRNEMLMNKGGLKPPTYLKTGTTIVGLIFQDGVILGADTRATEGPIVADKNCEKIHYMAPNIYCCGAGTAADTEAVTDMVSSQLKLHRYHTGRESRVVTALTLLKSHLFRYQGHVSAALVLGGVDVTGPHLHTIYPHGSTDTLPFATMGSGSLAAMAIFESKYREGLSREEGIKLVCEAISSGIFNDLGSGSNVDVCVITKGNVDYLRNHVLPNPRTYTSAKGYSYSKPTEVLSTKVISLKEQTEAVEGGDAMEE from the exons ATGACGAACATGCAGAATGAAGTTCCTGCAAAGGGAGGATTTAGCTTCGATTTATGCAAAAGGAATGAGATGTTGATGAATAAGGGTGGTCTTAAACCTCCTACTTATCTCAAAACTGGTACTACTATCGTTGGTCTTATTTTTCAG GATGGCGTTATTCTTGGTGCTGATACAAGAGCGACTGAAGGACCCATTGTGGCTGACAAGAACTGTGAAAAAATTCATTACATGGCGCCAAACATTTACTGCTGTGGTGCAGGAACTGCAGCTGATACAGAGGCAGTGACTG ACATGGTTAGTTCCCAATTAAAGCTTCACAGGTATCACACTGGACGTGAGTCCAGGGTTGTTACAGCTCTTACCCTTCTGAAGTCCCATCTATTTAG GTATCAAGGACATGTCTCTGCAGCGTTGGTGCTAGGTGGAGTTGATGTGACCGGACCTCATCTACACACT ATATACCCTCACGGATCAACCGACACACTTCCTTTTGCTACAATGGGATCAGGTTCCCTTGCTGCGATGGCTATCTTTGAGTCAAAATATCGTGAAGGACTATCC AGGGAGGAAGGAATCAAACTAGTGTGTGAAGCAATCTCCTCTGGTATTTTTAATGACCTTGGTAGTGGAAGCAATGTGGACGTATGTGTCATAACAAAG GGAAATGTTGATTATCTAAGAAACCATGTGCTGCCAAATCCCCGTACCTACACAAGCGCCAAGGGATATTCATATTCTAAGCCTACAG